The genomic interval ACATAATCCAGCGAAATCCCCCACAAGGGAGAAGAATGGGCAAGAGCGATGGGAAAAGAGCGGGTATAGCATCGAAAGGCGCGCTTTTTCTCCTCGCCTTTCAAGAGCTTGACAGTTCCAGTGAACTGCACGCCACGAAGCTTGGAAACATTGGATTCCTGCCCTGAAATGGTACCTGCCACCCTGTCATTAGCAGTCCATTCCTGCACATGTCGAGTTGAGTGATCGCTCATTACGAATAAGCAAAATCCATCAGAATCAAAAACATAAAACAAATTTGCCGCCCACAAAGATGCGCTATTTAAAGTAGAAATGCTGGATACGTGATTATTTTTAATAAATAACCATATTTTTTCTTCTAACTTCATTATGTATTCTTTCTA from uncultured Cohaesibacter sp. carries:
- a CDS encoding pyridoxamine 5'-phosphate oxidase family protein, with translation MKLEEKIWLFIKNNHVSSISTLNSASLWAANLFYVFDSDGFCLFVMSDHSTRHVQEWTANDRVAGTISGQESNVSKLRGVQFTGTVKLLKGEEKKRAFRCYTRSFPIALAHSSPLWGISLDYVKFTDNTLGFGKKLTWTRQE